The following are encoded in a window of Flavobacterium psychrotrophum genomic DNA:
- a CDS encoding cytidine deaminase, with product MEQLSITTTFNVYPSAAALPADVQQLMEKAVAARNNAYAPYSKFRVGAALLLDNGEVVVGSNQENAAYPSGLCAERVAIFHSGAVYPHAKILKMAITAASEGRLVDSPIPPCGACRQSIGEYELKQDTPIEIWFMGEEGKVYCSESLKNLLPLVFGSKDL from the coding sequence ATGGAACAATTAAGTATTACCACAACGTTTAACGTTTATCCGTCTGCAGCGGCATTGCCTGCCGATGTGCAGCAGCTAATGGAAAAAGCTGTAGCGGCCAGGAATAACGCATATGCACCTTATTCTAAATTTAGGGTAGGAGCAGCTTTGCTGCTTGATAACGGCGAAGTGGTTGTAGGGTCTAACCAGGAAAATGCAGCATATCCCAGCGGGCTTTGTGCCGAGAGGGTGGCTATATTTCATTCAGGTGCAGTTTATCCGCATGCTAAGATTTTGAAAATGGCCATAACCGCCGCTTCTGAGGGTAGGCTGGTTGATAGTCCTATACCGCCTTGTGGTGCCTGTAGGCAGTCAATAGGTGAATATGAGCTAAAGCAGGATACGCCTATTGAGATCTGGTTTATGGGAGAAGAAGGCAAAGTATACTGTTCTGAATCGTTAAAAAACTTACTGCCCCTTGTTTTTGGGAGCAAAGATTTATAG
- the gldJ gene encoding gliding motility lipoprotein GldJ: protein MKVNKITALNMLLALAVTLGFTSCSKKSSGGGNTSSATGWKINDKKGGFQHNSKYKKQEAAPGLVEVEGGTFTMGRVQDDVMHDWNNAPTQQHVQSFFMDETEVTNVMYMEYLDWLKTIFPPTEENYKNIYVGALPDTLVWRSALGYNETMTNNYLRHPAYSEYPVVGVSWIQAVEFSKWRTDRVNEGVLEKEGYIKKDAKIKDVTAENTFSTEAYLESPSKSYGGNEEIALKGPRNKLAGKEEAKNVYAQRTSGLILPEYRLPTEAEWEYAAIALVGNREYNLYRGNKKYPWKGMYTRNGKRVKKGDQLANFKQNKGDYGGIAGWSDDNADITAPVKSYPPNDFGLYDMAGNVAEWVADVYRPIVDDEANDFNYYRGNVYMKNKIGEDGRAEVVTTETIQYDTLANGRIQYRNLPGQIAQEPITEDDAYLRQNYTRGDNRNYKDGDKQSIRDYYSFGAEDGATPENKFTEKMYNAPQNKVSADSAGESLIKKVDTKRRTTLINDDVRVFKGGSWRDRAYWLDPAQRRYYPQDMATDYIGFRCAMSKVGPKSSKKTARN, encoded by the coding sequence ATGAAAGTTAACAAAATCACGGCTTTAAACATGTTACTAGCGCTGGCAGTAACATTGGGTTTTACCAGCTGCAGCAAGAAGAGCTCAGGCGGAGGTAACACCTCGAGCGCTACGGGATGGAAAATTAATGACAAGAAGGGTGGTTTCCAGCACAATTCTAAGTACAAGAAGCAGGAAGCTGCGCCCGGGCTTGTAGAGGTAGAAGGAGGAACTTTTACCATGGGTAGGGTTCAGGACGATGTAATGCACGATTGGAACAATGCTCCAACGCAGCAGCACGTACAATCTTTCTTTATGGATGAAACTGAGGTTACCAATGTTATGTACATGGAATACCTTGACTGGCTTAAAACTATTTTTCCTCCTACAGAAGAAAATTACAAAAACATTTATGTAGGTGCACTACCTGATACCCTTGTATGGAGAAGTGCCCTTGGATATAATGAAACCATGACTAATAACTACCTTAGACACCCTGCTTATAGCGAGTATCCGGTAGTAGGTGTTAGCTGGATTCAGGCTGTTGAGTTTAGCAAATGGAGAACTGACCGTGTTAATGAAGGCGTGCTTGAAAAAGAAGGCTACATTAAAAAAGACGCTAAAATAAAAGATGTTACTGCAGAAAACACCTTTAGTACAGAAGCTTACCTTGAAAGCCCTAGCAAAAGCTACGGTGGTAACGAGGAAATTGCACTAAAAGGGCCACGCAACAAACTTGCTGGTAAAGAAGAGGCTAAAAACGTATATGCTCAAAGAACTTCAGGACTTATACTTCCTGAATACAGGCTTCCTACCGAAGCTGAGTGGGAATATGCTGCTATAGCACTTGTAGGTAACCGTGAGTACAACCTGTACCGTGGTAACAAAAAATATCCTTGGAAAGGTATGTACACCCGTAATGGTAAAAGAGTTAAAAAAGGTGACCAGCTTGCCAACTTTAAACAAAATAAAGGTGACTACGGCGGAATTGCAGGATGGAGTGATGACAATGCTGACATTACTGCTCCTGTAAAATCTTACCCACCAAACGACTTTGGCCTTTATGATATGGCTGGTAACGTAGCTGAATGGGTAGCCGACGTTTACCGTCCTATAGTAGATGATGAAGCAAATGACTTTAACTACTACAGGGGTAACGTTTACATGAAAAACAAAATTGGTGAAGACGGAAGAGCTGAAGTTGTAACAACTGAAACTATACAGTATGACACCCTTGCTAACGGTCGTATCCAGTACAGAAACCTTCCTGGACAAATAGCTCAGGAGCCTATAACTGAAGACGATGCTTACCTAAGGCAAAACTATACAAGAGGCGATAACAGGAACTACAAAGATGGTGATAAGCAATCTATCCGCGACTACTACTCGTTTGGCGCAGAAGATGGAGCTACTCCTGAAAACAAGTTTACTGAAAAGATGTACAACGCTCCTCAAAACAAAGTTTCTGCTGACAGTGCAGGTGAAAGCCTAATCAAAAAAGTAGATACTAAAAGAAGAACTACACTTATTAACGACGACGTTCGTGTGTTTAAAGGTGGTTCTTGGAGAGACAGGGCTTACTGGTTAGACCCTGCACAAAGAAGGTACTATCCGCAGGATATGGCTACAGACTACATCGGATTTAGATGTGCTATGTCTAAAGTAGGACCAAAAAGCAGCAAAAAAACTGCCAGAAACTAA
- the pdhA gene encoding pyruvate dehydrogenase (acetyl-transferring) E1 component subunit alpha: protein MKEITKEVYLKWYEDMQFWRKFEDKLAALYIQQKVRGFLHLYNGQEAVLAGALHAMELGKDKMITAYRNHVQPIGMGVDPRRVMAELLGKGTGTSKGLGGSMHIFSKEKGFYGGHGIVGGQIPLGAGLAFADKYFETGGVTMTYFGDGAARQGSLHEAFNMAMLWKLPVVFIVENNGYAMGTSVERTANHTDIWKLGLGYEMPCGPVDGMNPVKVAEAMTEAIERARRGDGPTFLEMKTYRYRGHSMSDAQHYRTKEEVEEYKKIDPITQVLDVIKENNYATDEEIEAIDNRVKDLVAECEKFAEESDYPELSVMYDVVYDQENYPFLPHKLK from the coding sequence ATGAAAGAAATAACAAAAGAAGTATACCTGAAATGGTATGAAGACATGCAATTTTGGAGAAAGTTTGAAGACAAGCTTGCGGCTTTATACATTCAGCAAAAAGTTAGGGGTTTCCTCCACTTATACAATGGCCAGGAAGCAGTATTAGCCGGGGCACTTCATGCCATGGAACTTGGTAAAGACAAAATGATAACTGCTTACCGTAACCACGTTCAGCCTATAGGTATGGGTGTAGACCCACGCCGCGTTATGGCAGAACTTCTTGGTAAAGGCACAGGTACTTCTAAAGGGCTTGGCGGTTCTATGCACATCTTCTCTAAAGAAAAAGGTTTTTATGGCGGTCACGGTATTGTGGGTGGCCAGATACCTCTTGGCGCAGGTCTTGCCTTTGCCGATAAATATTTTGAAACCGGTGGTGTAACCATGACCTATTTTGGTGACGGTGCTGCACGCCAGGGATCGCTTCACGAAGCATTTAACATGGCTATGCTATGGAAGCTTCCTGTAGTATTCATCGTAGAAAATAACGGTTATGCAATGGGTACATCTGTAGAGCGTACCGCTAACCATACAGATATCTGGAAACTTGGTCTTGGTTATGAAATGCCATGTGGCCCTGTAGACGGTATGAACCCTGTAAAAGTAGCTGAGGCTATGACAGAGGCTATAGAGCGCGCACGTCGTGGCGATGGCCCTACCTTCCTTGAAATGAAAACGTACCGTTACCGTGGTCACTCTATGAGTGATGCACAGCACTACCGTACTAAAGAAGAAGTAGAAGAGTACAAAAAAATAGACCCTATTACCCAGGTGCTTGATGTTATCAAAGAAAATAACTACGCAACGGATGAGGAAATAGAAGCTATTGATAACAGGGTTAAAGATCTTGTTGCTGAATGCGAGAAATTTGCTGAGGAGTCTGACTATCCGGAGCTAAGCGTAATGTATGACGTAGTGTACGATCAGGAAAACTATCCATTCTTACCACATAAACTAAAATAA
- the porU gene encoding type IX secretion system sortase PorU, which yields MKKSFFYILILFSALLHAQQREDVILNWTEIASTTVGDYTVSIPHFDASYMDFNASAGVLLFRYGIAVGGKLDDSSLRITNLVYEDVSAVQLGGLNRANMPSVINAVLSSVNARGQWSARLSLNPIIKSGSGYKRVKSFSFTYDNDRNAQRSTSAANIISNSVLNSGGWHRFYVEKSGVYKITRAFLSSLGFDTNTDPRTIKIYGNGGRMLPMSNSTYYPMDLAENAVRFVGEEDGVFDSNDYILFYAEGVDNWNAESRTNNNLFSDRSYYYVTAGASPGKRVQALVQPTASPVITTGVFDDYLYHEKDLVNIARLGRKWHGEAFNVENEQTFEFSVPDIVTTEPVTLAVSAAANSVSSSTMAVEANGAAAGTISFIGTPSSLVLAIDGYYSGTFVSAGSTIKIKLTYNNNGVPSAGAWLDYITLQAKRTLKGGIKQYRFKLNAAQSALGPIKYDFTSAASISEVWDVTDIYNATTMANTTGASFSFTGSGGEVRQYVAVVPSDYYMPLRDAKPRVANQNLKGTIFKNAQGQFQDIDYLIITPQFLNASAESLAAIHRNREGLNVKVVNLESIYEEFSSGKQDIGAIRNFVKYVYNNASSVDKRVKYLNLFGDASFDYKNRIPRNTNIVPTVHGINLSNTGEGNYSLTNTFVTDDFYGAMDDNEGLMTSASDYGLDIAVGRMLVTTVADAGQMINKVVEYLSEESYGRWRNEYVMLADDVDVRGTDVFIDSLEGIAGSIAQYKNFINMRKVYMDAYVQQASSGGQRYPDAKEELLRYINYGALVVNYLGHGSELGMASERIFGATDAQGLTNQYKYPLFITTTCELTKFDNPYLESTGELIYKNPVGGAIAMITTTRAIFINEAKELNKLLSGYLYSYTPTNTYDYPSMAEAFRRTKASVNGPSQFKTCSSFIGDPALHLAVPKINIVLTKINDVPVAESTETLKSLSYVKLSGQVTNEAGVVLSGYNGEVQATVFDKPTARTTLNNDNQDIKRPFTTLGEAIFRGNATVTNGQFDFGFVVPRDIRVPVGNGRVSFYSKKNGVLEDQTGVDVAIRVGGVNPNAEADTTPPTVTLYMNDESFVSGGITNDAPILLAYLADAHGINTSSGIGHDIIGILDGNETSPFLMNDYYEADANDHTRGKVHYPFVNLSKGIHTLTFKAWDVYNNLVTTEIQFVVTGSDELQLEKVLNYPNPFVSYTEFWFNHNRPFEPLDVQVQIFTVTGKIVRTLNQQVTTDGFLSRDVKWDGRDDFGDKIGKGVYIYKLTVRSSSTNKKAEKFEKLVLL from the coding sequence ATGAAAAAGAGCTTTTTTTATATACTAATTTTGTTTTCAGCGCTTTTACATGCTCAACAGCGTGAAGATGTCATCTTAAACTGGACCGAAATAGCCAGTACAACAGTGGGAGACTATACTGTTAGCATACCTCATTTTGATGCGTCTTATATGGATTTTAACGCATCTGCGGGTGTGCTTTTATTTCGTTACGGTATTGCTGTGGGTGGTAAGCTTGATGATAGTTCTTTGCGTATTACTAATTTAGTGTATGAAGATGTAAGTGCGGTGCAGCTTGGTGGTCTTAATCGGGCCAATATGCCGTCTGTCATTAATGCGGTGCTTAGCTCTGTAAATGCAAGGGGGCAATGGTCTGCCAGGTTAAGCCTTAATCCTATTATTAAGAGTGGTTCGGGTTATAAGCGTGTAAAGTCATTTAGCTTTACTTATGATAATGACCGCAATGCACAACGTAGTACTTCCGCTGCTAACATTATATCTAATTCGGTGCTTAATTCCGGTGGGTGGCACCGTTTTTATGTAGAAAAGTCGGGTGTCTATAAAATTACACGCGCTTTTTTAAGTAGCCTTGGTTTTGATACCAATACAGATCCGCGTACTATAAAAATTTACGGCAATGGTGGCCGTATGCTTCCAATGTCAAACAGTACGTATTATCCTATGGATCTGGCTGAAAATGCCGTTCGGTTTGTAGGTGAGGAAGATGGTGTGTTTGATAGTAATGATTACATCCTTTTTTATGCCGAAGGGGTTGATAACTGGAATGCGGAAAGCCGTACAAATAATAATCTTTTTTCAGACCGCTCGTATTACTACGTTACAGCGGGTGCATCACCGGGTAAGCGTGTCCAGGCGCTGGTGCAGCCTACGGCGTCTCCTGTAATTACAACAGGTGTTTTTGATGACTACCTATACCATGAAAAAGATCTTGTAAACATTGCAAGGCTTGGTCGTAAATGGCATGGCGAAGCGTTTAATGTAGAGAACGAACAAACTTTTGAATTTTCTGTACCCGATATTGTAACAACAGAGCCGGTAACCCTGGCGGTAAGTGCTGCTGCTAATTCTGTAAGTTCGTCTACTATGGCGGTTGAAGCAAATGGTGCAGCTGCGGGTACGATAAGTTTTATAGGTACACCAAGTAGTCTTGTTCTTGCAATAGATGGTTATTATTCGGGCACATTTGTATCTGCGGGTAGTACTATAAAAATTAAGCTTACCTATAATAATAATGGTGTGCCTTCTGCCGGTGCGTGGCTCGATTATATAACCCTGCAGGCAAAACGTACACTTAAGGGCGGTATAAAGCAATATAGATTTAAGCTTAATGCAGCACAGTCAGCTCTTGGGCCGATAAAATATGATTTCACATCGGCGGCTTCTATTAGTGAGGTTTGGGATGTTACTGATATTTATAATGCCACGACAATGGCTAATACTACGGGTGCTTCGTTTTCTTTTACGGGCAGTGGGGGCGAGGTGCGGCAATATGTTGCAGTAGTACCGTCAGATTACTATATGCCGCTTCGCGATGCTAAACCCCGGGTGGCTAACCAAAACCTTAAAGGGACAATATTTAAAAATGCTCAGGGGCAATTTCAGGATATTGACTACCTTATTATAACACCACAGTTTTTAAATGCCAGTGCTGAGAGCCTGGCAGCCATCCATCGTAACCGCGAAGGGCTGAATGTAAAAGTGGTAAACCTCGAAAGTATCTATGAAGAGTTTTCGTCTGGTAAGCAGGATATAGGAGCGATACGCAATTTTGTAAAGTATGTTTATAACAATGCGTCTTCTGTAGATAAGCGGGTTAAATACCTTAACCTTTTTGGAGATGCGTCTTTTGATTATAAAAACCGTATTCCCCGAAATACAAATATAGTGCCTACAGTGCACGGTATAAATCTGTCTAACACGGGAGAGGGTAATTATAGCCTTACAAATACCTTTGTTACAGACGATTTTTATGGTGCAATGGATGATAATGAGGGGTTGATGACGAGTGCTTCAGACTATGGACTTGATATAGCTGTGGGGCGTATGCTGGTAACGACCGTTGCAGATGCCGGGCAAATGATAAATAAGGTGGTAGAATATCTTAGTGAAGAGTCGTATGGCCGCTGGCGTAATGAATATGTTATGCTTGCTGATGATGTTGATGTGAGGGGGACTGATGTTTTTATAGACTCTCTGGAAGGCATTGCAGGATCAATTGCGCAGTATAAAAATTTTATCAATATGCGCAAAGTGTACATGGATGCCTATGTGCAGCAGGCGTCATCGGGTGGGCAGCGCTACCCGGATGCTAAAGAAGAACTTTTGCGTTATATAAACTATGGAGCGCTTGTTGTAAACTATTTGGGACATGGTAGCGAACTTGGTATGGCTTCAGAACGTATTTTTGGAGCAACAGATGCTCAGGGTCTTACTAACCAATATAAATATCCTTTGTTTATAACCACTACCTGCGAGCTTACTAAATTTGATAATCCATATTTGGAGTCAACTGGAGAGCTTATATATAAAAACCCTGTAGGTGGTGCAATTGCTATGATAACCACAACCCGTGCTATATTTATAAATGAAGCGAAAGAACTTAATAAATTGCTTTCCGGGTATCTTTATTCATATACGCCAACTAATACATATGATTACCCCAGTATGGCAGAGGCTTTTAGAAGGACAAAAGCTTCTGTAAATGGCCCCAGCCAGTTTAAAACCTGTTCATCTTTCATTGGCGATCCTGCGCTGCATCTTGCTGTGCCAAAGATTAATATCGTACTTACAAAAATTAATGATGTACCTGTGGCAGAGTCTACAGAAACACTAAAATCGTTGTCTTATGTAAAGCTGTCAGGACAGGTTACTAACGAGGCCGGTGTTGTTCTTAGTGGTTACAATGGCGAGGTTCAGGCTACCGTTTTTGATAAGCCTACGGCGCGTACCACGCTAAATAATGATAATCAAGATATAAAGAGACCGTTTACTACACTCGGCGAAGCCATTTTTAGGGGAAATGCTACAGTAACTAATGGCCAATTTGATTTTGGCTTTGTAGTGCCGCGAGACATTCGCGTGCCGGTGGGTAACGGGCGCGTAAGTTTTTATTCTAAAAAGAATGGCGTTCTCGAAGATCAGACGGGGGTAGATGTTGCTATCCGGGTAGGTGGTGTTAATCCTAATGCAGAGGCAGATACGACCCCGCCCACAGTTACGCTGTACATGAACGATGAATCGTTTGTTTCGGGCGGTATTACAAATGATGCCCCTATATTGTTGGCATATCTTGCAGATGCGCACGGTATCAACACATCAAGTGGTATAGGCCATGATATCATAGGGATACTTGATGGTAATGAAACAAGTCCATTCCTTATGAACGATTATTATGAAGCCGATGCTAACGATCATACACGTGGCAAGGTGCATTATCCATTTGTAAACCTTTCTAAAGGTATTCATACCCTTACTTTTAAAGCATGGGATGTGTATAACAACCTTGTTACCACAGAAATTCAATTTGTAGTAACCGGTAGCGATGAATTGCAGTTAGAGAAGGTGCTTAATTATCCTAACCCGTTTGTTAGTTATACAGAGTTTTGGTTCAATCATAACCGTCCTTTTGAGCCGCTGGATGTTCAGGTGCAGATATTTACTGTAACAGGTAAGATAGTGCGTACCCTTAATCAGCAGGTAACTACAGATGGCTTTTTGAGTCGCGATGTTAAATGGGATGGCCGCGACGATTTTGGCGATAAAATAGGTAAGGGTGTGTATATTTACAAGCTTACCGTACGTTCTTCATCCACAAATAAAAAGGCAGAAAAGTTTGAAAAACTTGTATTGCTGTAA
- the porV gene encoding type IX secretion system outer membrane channel protein PorV, translating into MKKILLAALCVLGVQVAKAQNNDRVITTGVPFLLIAADARAAGMADQGVATSSDAYSQQWNPAKYAFALKEQGVSFSYTPYLTSIANDISLGQVTYYNKINEQSAFGASLRYFGLGDIELRQTPDPDEPVVTRSPNELAVDLSYSLKLSEHFSMAVAGRFINSNLRIPEAVGGSSDASAARTYAFDVAGFYQSEETAYTDFDGRWRAGFNFQNLGPKISYDGNDIDDNFIPANLRLGGGFDFIFDEYNTVGVSVEFAKLLVPTPPATVAPIDADGDGEISGAEQEVANQAYDDKLSSYNRTNWVSGALKSFGDAPGGFGEELKEITYSVGAEYTYNQAFNLRMGYFNENQQKGARKFFSLGAGFKYTTLKIDLSYLFSASTVRNPLENTLRFSLTFNFGDDYDEY; encoded by the coding sequence ATGAAAAAGATTCTTTTAGCAGCCCTTTGCGTCTTAGGTGTCCAGGTGGCTAAAGCCCAAAATAACGATCGTGTTATAACTACCGGTGTTCCCTTTTTACTAATTGCCGCAGATGCCCGTGCCGCGGGTATGGCAGACCAGGGTGTTGCAACATCATCAGATGCTTACTCACAACAATGGAATCCCGCTAAGTATGCTTTTGCATTAAAAGAGCAGGGTGTTTCATTTAGTTATACACCATACCTTACAAGTATTGCAAATGATATTTCGCTTGGGCAGGTAACATATTACAATAAAATTAATGAACAGAGCGCCTTTGGCGCCAGCCTTCGTTATTTTGGTCTTGGAGATATTGAGCTTAGGCAAACACCAGATCCGGATGAGCCTGTAGTAACACGCAGCCCAAATGAACTTGCTGTAGACCTTTCGTACTCGCTAAAACTTAGCGAACATTTTTCGATGGCAGTTGCAGGTCGTTTTATTAACTCTAACCTTCGTATTCCGGAAGCCGTAGGTGGTAGCAGCGATGCAAGCGCAGCCAGGACATATGCATTTGACGTAGCAGGTTTTTATCAAAGCGAAGAAACGGCTTATACAGATTTTGATGGTCGCTGGAGGGCTGGTTTCAACTTTCAGAACCTTGGGCCTAAAATTAGCTATGACGGTAATGATATAGATGATAACTTTATTCCTGCCAATTTAAGGCTGGGTGGTGGCTTCGATTTTATTTTTGACGAATACAATACTGTGGGTGTTAGTGTAGAGTTTGCTAAGTTGCTTGTTCCTACACCTCCTGCAACTGTTGCTCCTATAGATGCAGATGGCGATGGCGAAATAAGCGGTGCAGAACAGGAAGTTGCAAACCAGGCATATGATGATAAGCTAAGTAGTTATAACCGTACAAACTGGGTGTCTGGGGCTTTAAAATCATTTGGAGATGCTCCGGGTGGTTTTGGCGAAGAGCTAAAAGAAATAACGTACTCTGTAGGTGCTGAGTATACTTACAATCAGGCGTTCAACCTGCGTATGGGGTACTTTAATGAGAACCAGCAAAAAGGTGCGCGTAAGTTTTTCTCTCTTGGTGCCGGTTTTAAATACACCACACTTAAGATAGACCTTTCTTACCTGTTCTCTGCTTCAACAGTAAGAAACCCGCTTGAAAATACATTACGTTTTTCGCTTACCTTTAACTTTGGCGACGATTACGACGAATATTAG